The Streptomyces collinus DNA segment GCAGCGCGGAGCTGCTGTCGTAGACCGACACCGTCACGGCGCTGTCGGTGCCGACGAGCTCCAGGATGTACGGCCCGTTGCTGTGCCGGTCGGCGTTGGTGACCAGCTCGCTCACCACCAGCAGTACGGCGCCGTCGACCCGCTCGTCGATCCGCGCGCACCACTCGGTCCTGAGCTGGTCGAGAAAGAGCGCGGCGAAGGACCGCGCCTCGGCGATGCATCCCTGCTCACCGGTGTAGTGTGCCGCCCGCCTCAGCGGTTCAACGGGCACGTCGAAACCAGTCGGTATCACTGCCTCGTCCAGGTGGTCGATCATTCTTTTCTCTCTGGGAAGCCGGACTGGCCGGACGCTCTGCACCAGTGCTCGTACCCCGGGCCGGGCTTCACAGTCCTGACAGATTCTCCCCCATTCGATCCCCCGGGCATTGTCCCCCCTTCGCGGGGCACCCGGAAGGAATCAGGACCGGCCGAGGGCGGCCGGGCCGGATCGCCGGAGGTGCGCGGTGGCCTGGTGGACTTGGCTGGTCGTGGTGATCGCGGCGCTCGCCGCGGTCGCGGTGGTGACACTCGCCGTGCAGGCGGGCCGCCGGTCGGGGACCGTCATCGCGGTCCGGCGCCGGCCCGGCGGAAAGAGCCTGCGATGAACGAGCTGCTGGCTGCGCGGAGCCTGACGACCCTGCCGGTGGTCACCCTGGGCGGGGAGGCCGTCGCCCAGGTCAAGGACACCGTCTTCGACGCCGCCGCCGGCCGGATCACCGGTTTCACACTCAGCGGCCGGGGCCTGCTGTCGGGTCCGCTGAAGCAGAGTCTGCCCTGGTCGGGGGTGCACGCGCTGGGGCGGCACGCGGTCATGATCCGCGATGCCCGCGCGCTGCAGGACACGTCCGTGGTGGTGGCACGCCGCGAGGCCCAGCAGGGCCGGGTGCTGCACGCGAAGGTGCTGACCGACGAGGGTGCCGAGGTCGGCACCGTGCTCGACGTGATCGTCGAGGGCGGGGCCGGCGGCCGGGTCGTCGGGTTCCGGATCGCCGCGGGCAAGGCGCTGGTGCAGGGCTCCCGACGCCGCCGGCACCGGGTGTACGTGCCGCGCGGCGAGACACTCGCCGTCTCCGGCCGGGCGCTGGTCATCCCGGCGGACGCCACTCGCTACGTCGCCGACGACCTGCCGGCCTTCGTCGCCCGGGTCGGTGCCTTCCGGGCCGGGCGGGAGGGGACGGCGTCATGATGCTGTTCTCCGAGGCGCGGGGCCTGCCGGTGCTGACGCTGGCCGAGGCGGAGGAGGTGGGCGCCCTGAGGTCGCTGACGGTCGACGCCGTGTCCGGAGTGGTCACCCACGTCCGGGTGCGTGGCCGGCACTCCCGCAAGGAGACCGTGCTGGCCTGGGGTGCGCTGCACGCCGTCGGCCCGGACGCGGTGCTGGTCCGCACGACCGCCGAGCCGGCCGAGGTGCCGCCGCACCACGAGCTGCCGGGTCTGCGGATCCTCACCGAGACGGGCGACACGCTCGGCACGGTCCAGGATGTCGCGTTCGAACCGGAGACGGGCCGGGTCGAGGCGGTCGTCACCGCCCACGGCGACCTGCCGGCCGATCGGCTGCTCGGACTCGGGGACTACGCCCTGGTGGTCCGCACCGCCTGAACCGGCCGGGCCGGGCGGCGTGCCGGGTCAGGAGGCCGGTGGCTGCTGCGTCGCGCCGCCGCCGGTGTCGCTACCGGTGTTGGTGCCGGTGTCGCCGTCGGACGTCGGCGGCTCGTCCGTCGTCGGCCCCGTCGTGTCCGTGTCCGAGGTCGGCGGTTCGCTGGTGGGCGGCTGCGACGACGTCGTGTCGGGCGGTGCCGTGGGCGTGGTGACGCTCGCCGACGGGGAGGGCTTGTCGGGCTTCTGGGTCTTGTGGTCCTTCTTGCCCGTGTCGCCCGGCTGGCGCTCGAACCACTCGCCGTCGGGTTCGCACATCACGAACGCGTCGACCGGCTCCGGGGCGGGCGTCACCATGACGACGTTCGACGACGTGTAGCCCGGCCACGACTCGCCGGTCGTCCTGGGCGCGCTCTGCTGGGCCACCGGCGGGGACAGCGGGTTGCCGCACGCGCAGCGCACCCGCGGCACGCCGCGGTCGTCGACCAGGACGGCCGTGCGGGCCTGGAGGACGGCCTGGTAGCTGGTGGGGGCGCCGTCCTTGTAGCCGTGGTTGGTGACGCGGGTGTCCATGCGGAGCTGCACGGGAGTGAGCGAGCGCAGGTAGTCGGGGACCTCGGACGGCTCGATCCGGGCGACCGAGGCGAACGCGCGCTGCTTGTCCGGGGACTCGCCGAGGTACGTGATCTGCTTCTCCACGTCACAGCTGGCGACGTTGCGGGTGCCGCCGTACAGGCCCGGCGCGTCGCCGTTCACACCCCGGACGGCGTTCTGCGGTGCCGACTCGGTGGCCCCCGAGGGCGAGACCGGCGAGGCGGAGCTCTTCTCCTCTGTAGTCGACTCGGTGAACGCGTCGGGGCCCGTGTCCGCGGCGGGCTGGAGGAAGACCTCGCCGCTGGCCGTGCTGGTACCGCCGTCGGACGCGCCGGTGCCGCCGTTGTCGGGCCGGGAGAGCACCACGGCCAGGATGACGGCGGCCACCACCGCGGTGGCGATGATCGCGACACGCGGCACGGACCCCCACCACGGCCGCCGGGGCTCCGGCTCCCTGCCGCCTCCGGTGGGCGGCTCGGCGGGCGGGCCTCCGCCCCCGGGCGGCGGTTGGGAGGGGCCGGACAGCGGGCCCGAGGGAGGTCCTGTGGGGCGGCCGGACGACGGCGGATCGACGCTCACGAGTTCTTCTCCCCGCGTGGGTTCTCTGCGGCCTTCACCCAGGGTGATTGATCCCGGTATCGGCCGCTTGTTCCACTACATGCTCATTGTGTGCCCCGGTCCCGTACGCCCCGCAAGCCGACGCGGACGGACGTCTCCGGCGGGCGGTGGGCGCGGGGGCTGCTTAGCGTGGCAGCGTGAGTTCGCGCACCCCCTCCGGCCAGGCACGCACCTCCGGCGAGCGCGCCGTCGCCCGCCACGGCTGGGCGCATGCCCTCGTCACGGTGCTCGGCGGGCTGCTCGCCATGGCGGTGGTGGCCGGCCTGGGTCTGTGGGCGGCCGGGGCCGCGGATCTTCCGGACGGCTCCTTCGCTCCCGTCGTCGCGGCCACGATGGTCACCGCCGTCGGCGGCACGGTGAGGCTCGCCGGAAGCGCGGGCGATCTCGCCGACACACAGGCGGGTCTGACGGTGATTCCGTTGTCCGTCACGCTGACAGGTGCGCTGGTGGTCGCCTGGGGCTTTCTGCGGCCGCTGCGGCATCGGGCGGTCGCCGGTGCCGGGGAACTGGCCGGCTGGGCCGGCCGGGTGGCGGCCCTGTGGCTGCTGGCGCTGATCGGCCTGACGCTCGCCGCCCGCCACACCTTCGACATCTCCCTCGGGGACGACACGCTGGGTGAACTCGGCGACCTGTTCGGCGCGTCGCCGAAGGTCGGCTTCACCACGGACGTGCCGCTGTCCGTGTTCGTCGGCGTGGTGTGGCTGGCCGGTGTGCTGGTGCTGGCGCTGCTGGTGTCGCGCGGGGCCCCGCTGCCCGCTGGGCTGCTGCGCTTCCAGGCGTCGGTGCGGCCGGCCGCGTACGCGATGGTCGCGCTGCTGCTGGCCTGTGTCGCCATCGGCGTGGTCATCGCCCTGATCGTCGCGGCGACCAAGGGGCACGCGCGGGAGACGTTCGCCGTGATCCTGCTCGGCATCCCCAACCTGGTGTGGCCCGCGCTGACGATCGGACTCGGCGCCACCTGGAACGGCAGGGTGGAGGGGCCGTTCGGGCTGCCCATGCCGCAGGTGCTCGACGAGGTGCTGCGCACCCCGGACATCTCCGAACTGAATCTGCGCACCCTGGCCGAGCACGACGGCCGGGTGTGGTGGCTGCTGGTCGTCGACGTCGTGCTGCTGCTGGCAGCCGCGTTCGTGATGGCGGCCCGGTCACCGGCCCGGGTGCGGGCCTGGCAGCACGCGGTGCACATGGCGGTCGCCCTCGTGCTCACGGTGTTCATGATCTGCCTCGTCGGACGCATCTCCGCGCACTACGGCCTGTCCGTGCTCGGCATCGGGGATCTGGGCGGCGGTCTCGGGGGCGAGCTGTTCCTGAGACCCAAGCTCTGGGGTGCCGTCGGCCTGGCCGTCCCGTGGGGGCTGGTGACCGGGTTCGCCGGGGCGCTGCTGGCCCGCCACGTACGGCGGCGCGGCGAGGTGCGTTCCGACAGCGAGGGCTGAGGCCCGGTCTACGTCCGCTCCACGAAGACCGGTTCGGCCCAGCGCGGCGGTGGCTTGGGCCGCTCCTCCCCCACGCCCGGCAGCTGCCGGTCCACTCGCGTGGGCTGCCTCGTGGCGCCGCCCTTCCCGCCGCCGGTCGTCGCGGCGCGCAGTGCGGCGACGAAGGCCAGGCAGGAGGGGTACCGGTCGTCGGGGCTCTTGGCGAGGGCCTGGGCGAAGACGGGGTCGACCCGGGGGTCGAGATCGGGCCGGTCCTCGGTCAGCGGCGGCGGTTCGTCGTACTGGTGGGCCCAGAGCAGGGCCATGTCGTCGTCGCGGATGAAGGGCGGATGGCCGGCCAGGGTCTCGAAGACGACACAGGCGAAGCCGTACACGTCACAGCGGGCGTCGACCGGCTTGCCGGAGATCTGCTCGGGGGAGACGTAGTCGAGCGTGCCGACGAACTGG contains these protein-coding regions:
- a CDS encoding ATP-binding protein codes for the protein MIDHLDEAVIPTGFDVPVEPLRRAAHYTGEQGCIAEARSFAALFLDQLRTEWCARIDERVDGAVLLVVSELVTNADRHSNGPYILELVGTDSAVTVSVYDSSSALPRIFPRNPERIGRHGLEIVHALAEQVSVERVPVGKRVRAVLPLSESTQG
- a CDS encoding PRC-barrel domain-containing protein, with translation MNELLAARSLTTLPVVTLGGEAVAQVKDTVFDAAAGRITGFTLSGRGLLSGPLKQSLPWSGVHALGRHAVMIRDARALQDTSVVVARREAQQGRVLHAKVLTDEGAEVGTVLDVIVEGGAGGRVVGFRIAAGKALVQGSRRRRHRVYVPRGETLAVSGRALVIPADATRYVADDLPAFVARVGAFRAGREGTAS
- a CDS encoding PRC-barrel domain-containing protein, translating into MMLFSEARGLPVLTLAEAEEVGALRSLTVDAVSGVVTHVRVRGRHSRKETVLAWGALHAVGPDAVLVRTTAEPAEVPPHHELPGLRILTETGDTLGTVQDVAFEPETGRVEAVVTAHGDLPADRLLGLGDYALVVRTA
- a CDS encoding DUF6777 domain-containing protein → MSVDPPSSGRPTGPPSGPLSGPSQPPPGGGGPPAEPPTGGGREPEPRRPWWGSVPRVAIIATAVVAAVILAVVLSRPDNGGTGASDGGTSTASGEVFLQPAADTGPDAFTESTTEEKSSASPVSPSGATESAPQNAVRGVNGDAPGLYGGTRNVASCDVEKQITYLGESPDKQRAFASVARIEPSEVPDYLRSLTPVQLRMDTRVTNHGYKDGAPTSYQAVLQARTAVLVDDRGVPRVRCACGNPLSPPVAQQSAPRTTGESWPGYTSSNVVMVTPAPEPVDAFVMCEPDGEWFERQPGDTGKKDHKTQKPDKPSPSASVTTPTAPPDTTSSQPPTSEPPTSDTDTTGPTTDEPPTSDGDTGTNTGSDTGGGATQQPPAS
- a CDS encoding streptophobe family protein, with protein sequence MSSRTPSGQARTSGERAVARHGWAHALVTVLGGLLAMAVVAGLGLWAAGAADLPDGSFAPVVAATMVTAVGGTVRLAGSAGDLADTQAGLTVIPLSVTLTGALVVAWGFLRPLRHRAVAGAGELAGWAGRVAALWLLALIGLTLAARHTFDISLGDDTLGELGDLFGASPKVGFTTDVPLSVFVGVVWLAGVLVLALLVSRGAPLPAGLLRFQASVRPAAYAMVALLLACVAIGVVIALIVAATKGHARETFAVILLGIPNLVWPALTIGLGATWNGRVEGPFGLPMPQVLDEVLRTPDISELNLRTLAEHDGRVWWLLVVDVVLLLAAAFVMAARSPARVRAWQHAVHMAVALVLTVFMICLVGRISAHYGLSVLGIGDLGGGLGGELFLRPKLWGAVGLAVPWGLVTGFAGALLARHVRRRGEVRSDSEG